One segment of Falco rusticolus isolate bFalRus1 chromosome 3, bFalRus1.pri, whole genome shotgun sequence DNA contains the following:
- the NDUFAF6 gene encoding NADH dehydrogenase (ubiquinone) complex I, assembly factor 6 isoform X2: protein MARAGLRRGPCYRLAGAAGGRPGLGGGRAAARWSRSAPGGEVQYCAELVRKRDYEGFLCSLLLPAESRTSAFALRAFNVELAQIKDSITQKTTGFMRMQFWREAVEDIYCDNPPHQPVATELWRAVKRHKLTKMWFMKIIDEREKNLDDRAYRNIQELEAYAENTQSALLYLTLEMLGVRDIHADHAASHIGKAQGIVTCLRATPYHSRRQKVFLPMDICMLHGVSQEDFIRGKQEKNVRDVIYDIASQAHIHLEHVALDDYLCNMRKVDFNIFHPSLQKRSTLLPLHLYIRSWKKTY, encoded by the exons ATGGCGCGGGCCGGGCTGAGGCGCGGGCCTTGCTACCGCCTGGcaggggcggcgggcgggcggccggggctcggcggcgggcgggcggcggcgcgctGGAGCCGCTCGGCGCCCGGAGGAGAGGTGCAGTACTGCGCCGAGCTGGTGCG GAAGCGTGACTATGAAGGGTTTCTGTGTTCTCTGCTGTTGCCTGCAGAATCTCGAacctctgcttttgctttgagAGCTTTCAATGTGGAACTGGCTCAG ATTAAAGACTCCATAACTCAGAAGACTACAGGTTTCATGCGAATGCAGTTCTGGAGGGAGGCTGTGGAAGACATATACTGTGATAACCCACCACATCAGCCCGTTGCTACAGAACTGTGGAGG GCTGTCAAGAGGCATAAATTGACTAAAATGTGGTTTATGAAGATCATTGATGAAAGA GAGAAGAATTTGGATGATAGGGCGTACCGTAATATCCAGGAGCTTGAAGCATATGCTGAGAACACTCAAAGTGCCCTCTTGTACCTCACCTTGGAAATGCTGG GTGTGAGGGATATCCATGCTGACCATGCAGCCAGTCACATTGGGAAAGCGCAAGGCATAGTTACCTGTTTAAGAGCAACTCCGTATCACAGTAGAAGACAAAAGGTCTTTCTTCCCATGGACATTTGTATGTTG CATGGAGTTTCACAAGAGGATTTCATAAGAGgcaagcaagagaaaaatgtgagagaTGTAATTTATGACATTGCCAGCCAAGCCCATATTCATCTAGAACAC gTTGCTTTAGATGATTATTTATGTAATATGCGAAAAGTGGACTTCAATATATTTCATCCAAGCTTACAAAAGAGGAGTACATTATTACCATTGCATTTATATATTagatcttggaaaaaaacatattaa
- the NDUFAF6 gene encoding NADH dehydrogenase (ubiquinone) complex I, assembly factor 6 isoform X4, giving the protein MYPFQIKDSITQKTTGFMRMQFWREAVEDIYCDNPPHQPVATELWRAVKRHKLTKMWFMKIIDEREKNLDDRAYRNIQELEAYAENTQSALLYLTLEMLGVRDIHADHAASHIGKAQGIVTCLRATPYHSRRQKVFLPMDICMLHGVSQEDFIRGKQEKNVRDVIYDIASQAHIHLEHARSFSKKVPVKAYPAFFCTVALDDYLCNMRKVDFNIFHPSLQKRSTLLPLHLYIRSWKKTY; this is encoded by the exons ATGTATCCTTTCCAGATTAAAGACTCCATAACTCAGAAGACTACAGGTTTCATGCGAATGCAGTTCTGGAGGGAGGCTGTGGAAGACATATACTGTGATAACCCACCACATCAGCCCGTTGCTACAGAACTGTGGAGG GCTGTCAAGAGGCATAAATTGACTAAAATGTGGTTTATGAAGATCATTGATGAAAGA GAGAAGAATTTGGATGATAGGGCGTACCGTAATATCCAGGAGCTTGAAGCATATGCTGAGAACACTCAAAGTGCCCTCTTGTACCTCACCTTGGAAATGCTGG GTGTGAGGGATATCCATGCTGACCATGCAGCCAGTCACATTGGGAAAGCGCAAGGCATAGTTACCTGTTTAAGAGCAACTCCGTATCACAGTAGAAGACAAAAGGTCTTTCTTCCCATGGACATTTGTATGTTG CATGGAGTTTCACAAGAGGATTTCATAAGAGgcaagcaagagaaaaatgtgagagaTGTAATTTATGACATTGCCAGCCAAGCCCATATTCATCTAGAACAC GCTAGATCTTTCAGTAAGAAAGTTCCTGTGAAGGCAtatcctgcttttttctgtacG gTTGCTTTAGATGATTATTTATGTAATATGCGAAAAGTGGACTTCAATATATTTCATCCAAGCTTACAAAAGAGGAGTACATTATTACCATTGCATTTATATATTagatcttggaaaaaaacatattaa
- the NDUFAF6 gene encoding NADH dehydrogenase (ubiquinone) complex I, assembly factor 6 isoform X3, which yields MWNWLRQIKDSITQKTTGFMRMQFWREAVEDIYCDNPPHQPVATELWRAVKRHKLTKMWFMKIIDEREKNLDDRAYRNIQELEAYAENTQSALLYLTLEMLGVRDIHADHAASHIGKAQGIVTCLRATPYHSRRQKVFLPMDICMLHGVSQEDFIRGKQEKNVRDVIYDIASQAHIHLEHARSFSKKVPVKAYPAFFCTVALDDYLCNMRKVDFNIFHPSLQKRSTLLPLHLYIRSWKKTY from the exons ATGTGGAACTGGCTCAGGCAG ATTAAAGACTCCATAACTCAGAAGACTACAGGTTTCATGCGAATGCAGTTCTGGAGGGAGGCTGTGGAAGACATATACTGTGATAACCCACCACATCAGCCCGTTGCTACAGAACTGTGGAGG GCTGTCAAGAGGCATAAATTGACTAAAATGTGGTTTATGAAGATCATTGATGAAAGA GAGAAGAATTTGGATGATAGGGCGTACCGTAATATCCAGGAGCTTGAAGCATATGCTGAGAACACTCAAAGTGCCCTCTTGTACCTCACCTTGGAAATGCTGG GTGTGAGGGATATCCATGCTGACCATGCAGCCAGTCACATTGGGAAAGCGCAAGGCATAGTTACCTGTTTAAGAGCAACTCCGTATCACAGTAGAAGACAAAAGGTCTTTCTTCCCATGGACATTTGTATGTTG CATGGAGTTTCACAAGAGGATTTCATAAGAGgcaagcaagagaaaaatgtgagagaTGTAATTTATGACATTGCCAGCCAAGCCCATATTCATCTAGAACAC GCTAGATCTTTCAGTAAGAAAGTTCCTGTGAAGGCAtatcctgcttttttctgtacG gTTGCTTTAGATGATTATTTATGTAATATGCGAAAAGTGGACTTCAATATATTTCATCCAAGCTTACAAAAGAGGAGTACATTATTACCATTGCATTTATATATTagatcttggaaaaaaacatattaa
- the NDUFAF6 gene encoding NADH dehydrogenase (ubiquinone) complex I, assembly factor 6 isoform X1 gives MAAAMARAGLRRGPCYRLAGAAGGRPGLGGGRAAARWSRSAPGGEVQYCAELVRKRDYEGFLCSLLLPAESRTSAFALRAFNVELAQIKDSITQKTTGFMRMQFWREAVEDIYCDNPPHQPVATELWRAVKRHKLTKMWFMKIIDEREKNLDDRAYRNIQELEAYAENTQSALLYLTLEMLGVRDIHADHAASHIGKAQGIVTCLRATPYHSRRQKVFLPMDICMLHGVSQEDFIRGKQEKNVRDVIYDIASQAHIHLEHARSFSKKVPVKAYPAFFCTVALDDYLCNMRKVDFNIFHPSLQKRSTLLPLHLYIRSWKKTY, from the exons aTGGCGGCCGCCATGGCGCGGGCCGGGCTGAGGCGCGGGCCTTGCTACCGCCTGGcaggggcggcgggcgggcggccggggctcggcggcgggcgggcggcggcgcgctGGAGCCGCTCGGCGCCCGGAGGAGAGGTGCAGTACTGCGCCGAGCTGGTGCG GAAGCGTGACTATGAAGGGTTTCTGTGTTCTCTGCTGTTGCCTGCAGAATCTCGAacctctgcttttgctttgagAGCTTTCAATGTGGAACTGGCTCAG ATTAAAGACTCCATAACTCAGAAGACTACAGGTTTCATGCGAATGCAGTTCTGGAGGGAGGCTGTGGAAGACATATACTGTGATAACCCACCACATCAGCCCGTTGCTACAGAACTGTGGAGG GCTGTCAAGAGGCATAAATTGACTAAAATGTGGTTTATGAAGATCATTGATGAAAGA GAGAAGAATTTGGATGATAGGGCGTACCGTAATATCCAGGAGCTTGAAGCATATGCTGAGAACACTCAAAGTGCCCTCTTGTACCTCACCTTGGAAATGCTGG GTGTGAGGGATATCCATGCTGACCATGCAGCCAGTCACATTGGGAAAGCGCAAGGCATAGTTACCTGTTTAAGAGCAACTCCGTATCACAGTAGAAGACAAAAGGTCTTTCTTCCCATGGACATTTGTATGTTG CATGGAGTTTCACAAGAGGATTTCATAAGAGgcaagcaagagaaaaatgtgagagaTGTAATTTATGACATTGCCAGCCAAGCCCATATTCATCTAGAACAC GCTAGATCTTTCAGTAAGAAAGTTCCTGTGAAGGCAtatcctgcttttttctgtacG gTTGCTTTAGATGATTATTTATGTAATATGCGAAAAGTGGACTTCAATATATTTCATCCAAGCTTACAAAAGAGGAGTACATTATTACCATTGCATTTATATATTagatcttggaaaaaaacatattaa
- the NDUFAF6 gene encoding NADH dehydrogenase (ubiquinone) complex I, assembly factor 6 isoform X5, which produces MWNWLRQIKDSITQKTTGFMRMQFWREAVEDIYCDNPPHQPVATELWRAVKRHKLTKMWFMKIIDEREKNLDDRAYRNIQELEAYAENTQSALLYLTLEMLGVRDIHADHAASHIGKAQGIVTCLRATPYHSRRQKVFLPMDICMLHGVSQEDFIRGKQEKNVRDVIYDIASQAHIHLEHVALDDYLCNMRKVDFNIFHPSLQKRSTLLPLHLYIRSWKKTY; this is translated from the exons ATGTGGAACTGGCTCAGGCAG ATTAAAGACTCCATAACTCAGAAGACTACAGGTTTCATGCGAATGCAGTTCTGGAGGGAGGCTGTGGAAGACATATACTGTGATAACCCACCACATCAGCCCGTTGCTACAGAACTGTGGAGG GCTGTCAAGAGGCATAAATTGACTAAAATGTGGTTTATGAAGATCATTGATGAAAGA GAGAAGAATTTGGATGATAGGGCGTACCGTAATATCCAGGAGCTTGAAGCATATGCTGAGAACACTCAAAGTGCCCTCTTGTACCTCACCTTGGAAATGCTGG GTGTGAGGGATATCCATGCTGACCATGCAGCCAGTCACATTGGGAAAGCGCAAGGCATAGTTACCTGTTTAAGAGCAACTCCGTATCACAGTAGAAGACAAAAGGTCTTTCTTCCCATGGACATTTGTATGTTG CATGGAGTTTCACAAGAGGATTTCATAAGAGgcaagcaagagaaaaatgtgagagaTGTAATTTATGACATTGCCAGCCAAGCCCATATTCATCTAGAACAC gTTGCTTTAGATGATTATTTATGTAATATGCGAAAAGTGGACTTCAATATATTTCATCCAAGCTTACAAAAGAGGAGTACATTATTACCATTGCATTTATATATTagatcttggaaaaaaacatattaa